One genomic window of Acidobacteriota bacterium includes the following:
- a CDS encoding TraR/DksA C4-type zinc finger protein: MATNGATVKGTKSDRYGELKRMLEDRRREIMSEVHEKIRGVRTEGSHGKTGGVLDDGESSEADIQEDIEFALIQMKAETLTKINEALSRLEEGAYGDCFECGDEIAQQRLRALPFAVRCKDCEQARENAMHRERLMAQRSASSSLFFDISN; encoded by the coding sequence ATGGCTACCAATGGCGCAACCGTGAAGGGCACCAAAAGCGATCGTTACGGCGAGCTGAAGCGCATGCTCGAAGACCGCCGTCGTGAAATCATGAGCGAAGTGCACGAGAAGATTCGCGGCGTCCGGACCGAGGGTTCGCACGGCAAGACAGGCGGAGTTCTCGACGATGGCGAGAGCTCCGAGGCGGACATTCAGGAGGACATCGAGTTCGCGCTGATCCAGATGAAGGCCGAGACGCTGACCAAGATCAACGAAGCGCTGTCCAGGCTTGAAGAAGGAGCGTACGGCGATTGCTTCGAGTGCGGCGACGAGATCGCCCAGCAGCGCCTGCGCGCCCTGCCGTTCGCGGTGCGCTGTAAGGATTGCGAGCAGGCACGTGAGAACGCGATGCATCGCGAGCGGCTGATGGCGCAGCGATCAGCCTCCTCGTCGCTCTTCTTTGACATCTCCAACTGA
- the rpmB gene encoding 50S ribosomal protein L28 yields the protein MARRCEVCGKGPVMGRKVSHAHNVSARWFEPNLQTVRASVNGGVKRMRVCTRCLRSNKVVKAA from the coding sequence ATGGCAAGAAGATGTGAAGTGTGCGGCAAGGGCCCGGTGATGGGCCGCAAGGTCAGTCACGCCCATAATGTCTCCGCACGGTGGTTCGAGCCGAACCTGCAGACGGTCCGCGCCTCGGTCAACGGTGGCGTCAAGCGGATGCGCGTGTGCACGCGGTGCCTGCGCTCGAACAAAGTCGTCAAGGCCGCCTGA
- a CDS encoding RidA family protein → MRKAISTTDAPQAIGPYSQAIRAGTLLFASGQIPIDPVSGAVVAGDIAAQTRRVFDNIAGVLKAAGGSFEQVVKTTVFLADMNDFAAMNAVYSEYFNQPAPARSTVQVARLPRDVRVEIEIVADLSGC, encoded by the coding sequence ATGCGCAAAGCCATCAGCACCACCGACGCGCCGCAGGCGATTGGTCCCTACTCCCAGGCCATCCGGGCCGGCACTCTCCTTTTTGCGTCCGGCCAGATTCCCATCGACCCGGTCTCCGGGGCCGTGGTGGCCGGTGATATCGCCGCGCAGACGCGCAGGGTCTTCGACAATATCGCCGGCGTGTTGAAGGCGGCCGGCGGGTCGTTCGAGCAGGTCGTCAAGACGACGGTATTTTTGGCCGACATGAATGACTTCGCGGCGATGAACGCGGTCTACAGCGAGTACTTCAACCAGCCTGCGCCTGCGCGTTCGACGGTCCAGGTCGCGCGGCTTCCGCGCGATGTGCGCGTCGAAATCGAGATTGTGGCCGATCTGTCGGGCTGCTAG
- a CDS encoding bifunctional (p)ppGpp synthetase/guanosine-3',5'-bis(diphosphate) 3'-pyrophosphohydrolase, with the protein MIRFEDLVERAQAYIPEADVEQLRRAYVFSAFAHKGQVRRSGEPYLVHPLEVAYFLADLKLDPAAIIAGLLHDVVEDTLTTVERIQELFGPEVAHLVEGVTKIGAIPFSSSAERQAENFRKMLLAMIDDIRVILVKLADRLHNMRTLQHMPEDRRVVIAQETLDIYAPIANRLGMSRLKNELEDLSFRHLEPAAYAALKARVERRRKATEGLVEELVRTVDAKIREADIPIVSIDGRIKRLYSINEKLKRQKIELEQVYDFLAIRIITKTVKDCYASLGIIHHAWPPVPGRIKDFIAMPRPNGYQSLHTSVISALGIAFEVQIRTEEMHRQAEEGIASHWKYKEGRVGAANDERYFQWLRQMLEWQQEVRDPQEFIQNLKVDLYPGEVYTFTPKGQVKALPRDSSIIDFAYTIHTDVGHRCIGARINGKMMPLRTRLRNGDIIEIVTSPKHKPSRDWLNYVVTTRARNKIRQFLHGEENERAVDLGRKLLEKEARRYGVNLKTLFDEDTLDRIAPEWGAQAAEELFAAIGYGKVGARQVLTKAVPDGALKEQRESAVTAAVKRAIGLGGDQIKVLGADDLLVVRARCCNPIRGEKIVGYITRGKGVSVHAATCPNVTNLLYDPERRIDVEWDKGQGAGRYTVRLTVSVEDRKGIIAEVSARITGVNTNIIDIEARTDEPQRGWIKVTVEISDMKHLEKVIKALKSVKGVIAVDRARAVPTSSGQATL; encoded by the coding sequence ATGATTCGATTCGAAGATCTGGTCGAACGAGCCCAGGCCTATATTCCGGAGGCCGACGTCGAGCAACTGCGGCGGGCGTACGTCTTCTCGGCATTTGCGCACAAGGGCCAGGTTCGCCGATCGGGGGAGCCCTACCTGGTCCATCCGCTCGAAGTCGCCTACTTTCTGGCGGATCTGAAGCTTGATCCGGCGGCCATCATTGCGGGCCTGCTGCACGACGTCGTCGAAGACACCCTGACCACGGTCGAACGCATCCAGGAGCTGTTTGGCCCGGAAGTCGCGCACCTGGTCGAAGGCGTGACCAAGATCGGCGCCATCCCGTTCTCGTCCAGCGCCGAACGCCAGGCGGAGAACTTCCGCAAGATGCTCCTGGCGATGATCGACGACATCCGGGTCATCCTGGTGAAGCTCGCCGACCGCCTGCACAACATGCGGACGCTCCAACACATGCCCGAGGACCGCCGGGTCGTGATCGCGCAGGAAACCCTCGACATCTACGCGCCGATCGCCAATCGCCTCGGGATGAGCCGGCTGAAGAACGAACTCGAGGATCTGTCGTTCCGGCACCTGGAGCCGGCAGCCTACGCGGCGCTCAAGGCCCGCGTGGAAAGGCGCCGCAAGGCGACCGAGGGCCTGGTTGAGGAGCTGGTCCGCACCGTGGACGCCAAGATTCGCGAGGCCGACATTCCGATCGTCTCGATCGACGGCCGGATCAAGCGGCTGTACAGCATCAACGAGAAGCTGAAGCGCCAGAAGATCGAACTCGAACAGGTGTACGATTTCCTGGCGATCCGCATCATCACCAAGACCGTCAAGGACTGCTATGCCAGCCTCGGAATCATTCATCATGCGTGGCCCCCGGTGCCCGGCCGCATCAAGGACTTCATTGCGATGCCGCGGCCCAACGGATACCAGTCGCTTCACACGTCCGTCATCAGTGCGCTCGGGATCGCGTTCGAGGTGCAGATCCGGACCGAGGAAATGCACCGTCAGGCCGAGGAGGGAATCGCCTCGCACTGGAAGTACAAAGAAGGCCGGGTCGGCGCCGCCAACGACGAGCGGTACTTCCAGTGGCTGCGGCAGATGCTCGAGTGGCAGCAGGAAGTGAGAGATCCGCAGGAGTTCATCCAGAATCTCAAGGTCGATCTGTATCCGGGAGAGGTTTACACCTTCACGCCGAAGGGCCAGGTCAAGGCCCTTCCCCGCGATTCGTCAATCATCGATTTCGCGTACACGATTCACACCGACGTCGGCCACCGGTGCATCGGCGCGCGCATCAACGGCAAGATGATGCCGCTGCGCACGCGGCTCAGGAACGGCGACATCATCGAGATTGTCACCAGTCCCAAACACAAACCCAGCCGCGACTGGCTGAACTACGTTGTCACCACCCGCGCTCGAAACAAAATCAGGCAGTTCCTGCACGGGGAGGAGAATGAGCGGGCCGTCGATCTCGGGCGGAAGCTGCTCGAGAAGGAGGCCCGGCGTTACGGCGTCAACCTGAAGACCTTGTTCGACGAGGACACCCTCGACCGGATCGCTCCGGAATGGGGTGCGCAGGCGGCGGAGGAACTGTTCGCGGCAATCGGGTACGGCAAGGTGGGAGCCAGGCAGGTCCTCACCAAGGCCGTCCCGGATGGTGCGCTCAAGGAACAGCGCGAGTCGGCCGTGACCGCGGCGGTGAAGCGGGCGATCGGCTTGGGAGGCGACCAGATTAAGGTGCTTGGCGCCGACGACCTTCTCGTGGTCCGGGCCCGCTGCTGCAATCCGATTCGCGGGGAGAAAATCGTGGGCTACATCACACGCGGCAAGGGCGTGTCCGTGCACGCCGCCACCTGCCCCAACGTGACCAACCTGCTGTACGACCCGGAGCGCCGGATTGACGTCGAGTGGGACAAGGGCCAGGGCGCGGGGCGCTATACCGTCAGGCTGACCGTGTCGGTCGAGGACCGGAAAGGGATCATTGCGGAGGTCAGCGCGCGGATTACCGGCGTCAACACGAACATCATCGACATCGAGGCTCGCACCGACGAGCCTCAGCGGGGCTGGATCAAGGTCACTGTGGAAATCAGCGACATGAAGCACCTGGAGAAGGTGATCAAGGCGCTCAAGAGCGTCAAGGGCGTGATTGCCGTCGACCGGGCCAGGGCTGTGCCAACCAGCAGCGGGCAGGCGACGCTCTAG
- a CDS encoding tetratricopeptide repeat protein — translation MLRGFWRGASLAILAGLALSLVACSQYNKLQAVSKFKDGNAQYRLQEYKKAAKLYEEAVAADPEIQFAYFFLASSYDNMYKPARKGEKENDEYLTKAIEYYKKSAEVEKDPTYKKRAMEFLVAAYGPDKMNDPSQQLPIVEKMIQTDPQDTSSYFQLAKIHEDAGEYDKAEAVLLKAKEARPNDPNVFLQLGGFYNRQEEFGKTIEALTQRATIEPNNPEAYYTIATYYWDKAYRDFRLKEPEKKQFVSQGMTAIDKALQLKPDYMEAITYKGLLLRLQATFEKDAARQSALLKEAEKLQNEAKELQKKKLAGVTK, via the coding sequence ATGTTGAGGGGATTCTGGCGGGGCGCATCACTGGCGATTCTCGCGGGGCTGGCCCTGTCGCTGGTTGCGTGCAGCCAGTACAATAAACTTCAGGCGGTCTCGAAGTTCAAGGACGGCAACGCGCAGTACCGACTGCAAGAGTACAAGAAGGCGGCCAAACTGTACGAGGAGGCGGTCGCCGCCGACCCCGAGATTCAGTTCGCGTACTTCTTCCTGGCCAGCAGTTACGACAACATGTACAAGCCGGCTCGGAAGGGTGAGAAGGAAAACGACGAGTACCTGACCAAGGCCATCGAGTACTACAAGAAGTCCGCCGAAGTGGAGAAGGACCCGACCTACAAGAAACGGGCGATGGAATTCCTCGTGGCCGCGTACGGACCCGACAAGATGAACGATCCCTCACAGCAGCTGCCGATCGTCGAAAAGATGATCCAGACTGACCCGCAGGACACCTCCAGCTACTTCCAGCTCGCCAAGATCCACGAGGACGCGGGTGAGTACGACAAGGCCGAGGCCGTCCTGCTGAAAGCCAAGGAAGCCCGGCCAAACGACCCGAACGTCTTCCTCCAGCTGGGCGGGTTCTACAATCGGCAGGAAGAATTCGGCAAGACCATCGAGGCGCTGACGCAGCGGGCGACGATTGAGCCGAACAACCCGGAGGCCTACTACACGATCGCGACCTACTACTGGGACAAGGCCTATCGCGACTTCCGCCTCAAGGAACCGGAGAAGAAGCAGTTTGTCAGCCAGGGTATGACGGCGATCGACAAGGCGCTCCAGCTCAAGCCGGACTACATGGAGGCGATTACCTACAAGGGGCTGTTGCTCCGCCTCCAGGCCACGTTCGAGAAGGACGCCGCCAGGCAGTCGGCGTTGCTCAAGGAAGCTGAGAAGCTCCAGAACGAGGCCAA